The Limnospira fusiformis SAG 85.79 genomic interval TTTGCATTCTGGGCTAACGCAATTTATCACGATATTAAAGGAGAGGAATAATCTAATGGTATTTGAACGTCCTAAACCTCCCAATAAAGCAAATTCAAGACCGAATCCGACCCCAAGACCGAATCCTCAACAAAACCGACCCAATAGAGGCGGAAACGCCCCTCGCAGACCTGGAAATGGTGGCGGAAACCGGGGGAGAAATGGTGGCGGTAATGGGGATAATCGCCCTCCGCAGCCCTCTCCCTGGCTAGACTCAGAGAATGAACCCGAACCTGATGATAATGCTAGTTTTGTTGAATATCTGCGGTGGATGCGATCGCCGGATCATCCTCAAAAAGATGGAACCAAAACTCAAATTTTGCATAAGGCTGAAGACTCAGCTAACTACAATAAACGTCTCGGTCTACTTACAGAAAGAACTAAATTAATAGCAGGAAAAGATAATTGTTTTCAGGTTAGGTGTTCCTGGCGAATTCGGGTTGGTGGACATCGAGGGCCAGAAAGTATTTTGTTACCCGCTTTTGATGCTTTGGGAATGCCCTATATTCCATCTTCAACCCTGCGAGGTGTTGCGAGAACTCAAGCCATTCGAGAAATAATGAAGCGGGATAAGATTGAGTGGCAAGAAGCCGAGAAGAAAATAGCACCTTACTTTGGTTCTTTGGAAGCTGAGAAACCCCATCGCAGTGGAAAAGTTATCTTTCTAGATGCTTATCCATTACCCAATCAAATGGGTTTACAGATGGATATGGCAAACAATATTTGGAAATGGGACAACAATAACGAACTCGAATATAATCCCAATCCCAACCCGTTTTTATCTCTGAGAGAACCCACCTTTTTAATCGGGTTAAAGTTGGCAAGCCACTGTGACGACCGGACGATTTTGCAGAAAGTAAAAGGGTGGTTAACAGCAGGGCTACAAGCGGGAATAGGTTCTCAGGTTAATTCGGGTTATGGGGAATTAATTCGGGCGGGTTCTAGTCGTTCCTCCAATGAATTTTTGCGAGTCGAGTTTTCTTTGGAAGGTCAACTCATTCACGGACGACAAAAATTTACTCAGTGGAATTGGAATGAACGCCGAAACGATTGGCAAATGAGAGGGCAAGCCGATGCAGAAGTGCGCCCAATTGCGTTTAAATCAATGTTGCGTTATTGGTTTCGAGCTTTTTCATTAGGTGTTTTGGATGTTGATACCGTTCAAATATGGGAAGCCCAATTATTCGGAGGGATTAATCCTAAAACATTTGGTTGGGTTAGAGTTGATATTCAAGATGGCAAGGTTACTCAACGGGAACCCCGACCAAACTTTAACGGAAAAGATGATGATTGCGGCGAACAAGTCGGAACGTTAATATTATCTTATTCTCCCGAAGCGCCCACAAACCAAAATATACCAATTCACAAACTCTTTGAATCTCTCACTTGGATGATGTTTCATTTAGGAGGAATTGGTCAGGGTGCCAGACGTCCGTGTTATTCCAGGCACAATCGCGATCGCGCTCCCTGGTATCGAGGTTCAACATTTTATATTGATAGTGATGAACAACTTTGGGAACTTCCTGATAATATTCGGGATTTTCAACGAAAATTTCAGCAAAAGCTAGAGCAATTTTATCAGACTTTATCTCAGCTTACCAGAAATCAAATGAATTACCGTCAACCTCGAAATATTGGTCAAGTACGCCGGGAACAGTGGACGGAAGCAGTTGATAGCAATTGTAGAATTATCGTCTGTTCAGGGAAAGAAGATTTTGAAAAACCTTATGTTTTGGCTGTTTTGCATAGCCAAGATTTAAAAGTAGAAGATAGACGCGGAAATATTAACTATGACGGGAATCTCTGCGGTCAAGTTTCGGGTCATGTTAAGCCCTCTCCCGTTTGGATTGCCGATTTAGGAGATTATCAAGTTGTAACGGTTTTTGGAGCAACAGAAAACCCCCGCCGTGAATATTTAAACCGCCTCCGAAGCAATACAAACAGAAATAGCTATTGGCAAATATGGCCTCTCCAAGAATAGTTTAATCTTCTGCAGTATCTACCAAAGATAGAATTAGTATAAATAATTGGGAGAACATCTTATGGTTCAAGTTTTAGCGCCGAAGGATATTACTTTAGAACAGTTGGAAACTCATTTTCAGCTTGAATGTATTGAGGATGATAACTTCTTTTGGGAGTGGAGAATTGATTTACCTGAACTCAATGACTGGGAAGTTCAACTCCTAGAAGAAATTAAAGCAGGTTATTCAAATTTAATCAAACAACCGCCATTACTAGAAAAACCGATTAACTTAACTGTGGTTTCTCCCTTACTATTTATTGGTCGTTTCTATCAATCTCCATTTAACATTAGAGCCGAAAAAAGTGTTGAAATATCCGCAATATCAGAGGATTCTGAATTAATTGTCAAGGGAAATATAGATACTTTAGTCTTAAAAAATCAAGTTTGGGTGATGGTTATTGAATCTAAACAAGCTAAACTCTCAGTCGAAGCCGGACTTGCTCAAATCTTAGCATATATGCTGGCTAATCCCAATTCTCATCAACCCAGTTTTGGATTAATCACAAATGGGGGAAGTTTTCTATTTCTGAAATTAATTCAAACTGAACACCCGCAATACGCAACGTCTGATTTGTTTGGCATCAACAATCGTCAGAATAATTTGTCAGATGTTCTCAAAGTCTTAAAGAAATTGATTCAAATTTCTCTAGTTTCTGACACTTAACTTTTTTATCTTGATATTCTCAATTTTTGTCATTTATGAAAACAACTTTAGTTGAATTTAATCGCCTCGATACCCTTATTATTACCCTGGGAACCCGTCAGGTTGGGTGGAAGTGTGAGGATGGAATGGTTCCCTGTTTGGGTGCTGATGGCGATCGCGGACTGGTTTAATTTTTCGTCAATCCCATGAAATGCTTGTGCAAATTGGTATCGGTGGTTAAACTGTTAATAATAACGGAGGATGGAAAGGATGACGATTCTGATTGCTAATATTGGTACTTCTGACCTGGCTTTGAAGTTCTATCAACCCCTGAAAAAGATTCAACGAGAAACCTCTGTAAGTGATGAAGATTTAGAACAAAATTATTTCCTTCCCGTCGGTTTTGATCGCAATGAACCTAATCTGAAGGAAGCTGAAAGCCAATTGAGTACAGGAGAATTATTGATTTGGCAAAACCGCTATCAATTGCTTAAAGAACAGTATTACCAGACGTGGAAAGTTAACACTTTTCGAGAGTTGACACAGTGCTTACTGGGAAAATATATAGAGACTCCCCAGGAGTTGCACGACTGCATTCGTCCGGGTCGTCTTTGGGGCGTGGTTAAAGAGGCTGTTGAAGCTTCTGTTCGAGATATTTATATTTTTGTGACCGACCAATTTTTAGAGGAGAACGGTGAGAAAAATAAAGGGGCTGATTCCGATACGGTTTATCTTTTTGAGATTTTACAGCTTTGGTTTGACCGTGAATTGAACAATCAAATTAATCTGCATAAAGTGGTAATTCCTAAAATGATTTCTCCGATTGACCAAGATGGTTTATTAGGAGAATATTACAACTTTTTTAAAGGTTTAGATCCGAGTGAGGGGATCTTGATTAGTGTTAAGGGGGGTACGCCCCAAATGCAAACAGCCCTGCGGGTTCAAGCGATTTCTTCTGATATTGCCAATCAAATTTACCTCGAACCTCAACTTTCGATTCAAAAGCTTTTGCAGGGAGAAGCATCGAGTTGTCGTCGGGTATCTTACTGGCGCTATCAACGGGTTCAAAAATATCAAACAGTTAAGAAACTATTGGCGCGTTGGGATTTTGACGGGGCGCGAGAAATTTTAACTAAATGGTTAGAAACGTTAGAAACTTTGGAGCGGTCTGGGATTACAGAAATCTCTGAGAGTCGTCATCGTTTGACGGTGGCGGTAAAAGCTTTAAAAATGTCTATTGCTTATCTGAATTTAGATAGTTACGAGGCTGATAATCAAGCTGATAGCGGATTAGAACTATTGGAGGTTTTGTGTAAAAATGAGCAAGGGTTCATTTTGAATGGTGAACAAAATCCCTTTCGATTGTGTAAAAATTATGAACCTGTTCTGAATCTTTATACTCAATGTTGTCTCTTTTGGAAACTGGAGCGCATTGCTGATTTTTTAGGAAGTATGAGTGCTTTTTATGAGGAGATTTTACATCAAACTTTTGAAAAATTAGAGGCTATCTCTTATTTTGATAAGACTAGAAATGAAAATGATTGGGTTTTAAAGTTGGATGAAATTCGAGGAACTCAACTAGGGGAAACTTTTCTGAAGATTGAGAAGAAAACGAACACTTCCTTTCCCAAAATTTATCAAAATCAAAAGCAAAGCAATTATAAACTACAAGGACGCTTGAGCAAACGCAATTTTGTTAAGGCATTAATTCTAATTAAAAAGGGGAGTTCGGAGACTTTGGAGGGGCTGATCGCATCTCTAAAAAGTCTTGACTATTGGGCAGAACAGCGCAATTTCTTGATTCATGGAGCAAAGGGAATCTCTAAACAACGGATGGAAGATGTGCGCTCAGAAGATTTAAAAAATCCCAAGAATCAGAAGATTAAAAATACGGTTCGTGTTTCCTGTTTACCCACAGAGATTATAGCACAAATGAGTCAAATTTATTGCTGTTTCGTTGAGTTGGTTTCACTTTCTGGCTTTCCAAATGTACAAGATTATCTAGAGGTGAATCAGGAAACGCGCGATCCGATTGAACCCTATTATCTTTACTCGGAAATTAAGGAATGGGTTGGGCAAATTTTGGATCACGATCAATAATCTTGTGGGGGTTGAAGAATCGCTGAAACCCTGATTCTTTCGTTGACCCCCCCGGAAAGCTTTCTCTGTCGGAGTTTGAGCGATTATTTATACCCTATTATTGCAAATATGTCTCAATAATTTGGGTGCTTGCTTGACCCCCACAAATTTGAGCGCTAGAGTACAGTCAGGGCAAGGGTTTAAACTCGGTAGCCTTTAAACTTCTCTGAAAGTTAAACGTATGGAAACATCTGTGATAATCAGGAGGGTAATGGCTATCTACTTACGACTTTAAACTTCTCTGAAAGTTAAACGTATGGAAACTTCACGCTCTATCTGGTTGATAATTAAACGACCTTGTGGAGTCTTTAAACTTCTCTGAAAGTTAAACGTATGGAAACTGTTACATTTCCTCCGGAAACCTGAAAGTCATTTCGCTTTAAACTTCTCTGAAAGTTAAACGTATGGAAACCGTACCAGTTGCAAGAAGTAACCCACATGCAATTCCAAGCTTTAAACTTCTCTGAAAGTTAAACGTATGGAAACTGGAGGGGTTTGTGTCAAAGGAGTGTGGTAGAACAATTGTCAACTTTAAACTTCTCTGAAAGTTAAACGTATGGAAACCTTCTACGAAGCCGCTAGCCTCGAACTCTACTGAGACTTTAAACTTCTCTGAAAGTTAAACGTATGGAAACCTGCACTGTCATTTGGACAGGTGTTGACTTCGTCTATCTTTAAACTTCTCTGAAAGTTAAACGTATGGAAACCTCCTGTAACAAGTGCTACTAGAATGTTTATCTTTAAAAACTTTAAACTTCTCTGAAAGTTAAACGTATGGAAACCCGAGACTCTTTTCCCCCGTTGCCGATTCGATTCTCTCTTTAAACTTCTCTGAAAGTTAAACGTATGGAAACCTAGAGAGGGTTGTCTAGGTTACAACCTATTCTTCTGGCTTTAAACTTCTCTGAAAGTTAAACGTATGGAAACACTTATTTCATTTGGACCTAACTGTGACTCACTACCACCCTTTAAACTTCTCTGAAAGTTAAACGTATGGAAACAGTAGAGTCCCATCTAACATAGTAAAGGGGCGATCTTTAAACTTCTCTGAAAGTTAAACGTATGGAAACATTAACCTTCTGCCGTCTCCTGGTTGGGGGTAATTTGGGGGGTTACTTTCTTTAAACTTCTTTGAAAGTTCAACCTATGGAACCCCCACCAACCTCCCCCTAAAAGGAGGAAGCCTAATTTTTTTGCTAATTTGAAAGTTCAACCTATAGAGCAAATAACTTTAAAAAAATACCCCCAAATTTGAGGGTATATTGTTAGAACTAAATTCAGTTTCTTTCCATACGTTAGACTTGCTTAGAAGTCAAAGCGTTGCTGTTCTCAAATGGGTGGTAAACCACTTGATATTCAGCTTGAGGAACAAGCTTTTGTAAAATGCGCTGATGATTAACTGCATCATTTTGTGAACGAAAACGACCCACAACCAAACACTGATTATTAGTAACAGATTCTCGTTCTGAGGCGTTTGGCGATCGCACCAAACACCAGGGATGCAATCTCTCAAAAGCTGTCATTGCTCGTTCTCCTTACGCTTTGACCCCACGATAAGCCCAAGAATTTGCACAAAACAGGGCAGGCTACCCTTGACAAAGTTAACTGTTTGTGCAGTTGAACCGCTCCTTGAATTCGGTCGGTAGCTCGTCCCATCGTTCCCAAAGCAAATCCATCAGCGCCAAATGTCGCAGGTCAGTGGGAGTTGGACGACGGTAACGTTTACCCCGTGCAAACCATCGCTTAACATTGACACTCTCACCACTAAAGGCTTTGCGTTGTAGTGGGAGATTCTTGCTTCATCGGGTTTGTCTAGTTCTAGGTCATATAAGTCCTAAAACCCCGTCCAGATTCCCCTCCACAAGCATCTGTTTTACACCCACTGACTGCCCGGCAGCAGGCTACAAAATACTCATTTATATTTATCGTCATCTCATTCACCCTTACGGGTTCGCCAGTCGCTTCAAGTCGGGAAACCCTCCCAACGCGCTGGCTCACAACATTCGACCCCCCTGCTATCAGGTATTTTTTTTTGGTGATACGAGTTATCTGGCGAGAAGAACCAATCCTGGCTCACTAGGCGCATCTGGGCGCATTGCCACCATGATTTTACCACCTTGAGGCTCTCTTTAATGTCTCCTTTTGGTCGGTTTTGTCTTGGTCGTGATTCATCTCTCCGTCAAATCTTTGATTGTGACGGGAGTCGGATCACGACATTAAAGATAGCTGCATCGTCAACAGCAAAGTTAGGTTGAATACCCAGAATAATCACCTGAGTCCGACACTTGGCCGAAAGAGGATAAAAGCGCAATTGATCGCAGTCAGAGTTGATGAGTTTTTTTAACCGTTGCTCCAACTTTTTGAATTGTGGAGGGGTAAGAACAGCCTCAAAAACTGATTTTTGAACCCTGATGCCGTAAGCCTCCAACAGAGACGAGACTTTAGTCCGGCGGCGATCCTCAACGATGTCGTAGCAAATGAGGTAAAAAGTCACGATTTTAACAAGAAAGGACGGTATTCAAGAGTTTCAGTAATAGCGCGAACATATTCCTCGACTTGCCACGCTAACGCACTCCGCAAACTCACTTGACCTGCATAAGCATGAAAAATCTGGGTTGCCATCAAAGATTCCCAGTTTTGAACAAAGGTGGCACGATGGGACTGACTCAACCCTCCGCGATCGCTAAACTTGGGCGCTTTTTTAAAAACCCACGCTTCCACAACCGGGCGAAACGGTTCCATCAAGTCACAGGGTAAAGGCAAATGGTTCTGACAGTGAAGGTGCAGTGTTCCAACTTCCGCACAACAGCCCGACGATAGCAGTAAAACATACAGTTCACGGGACAGCAAAGCATAAGCCAGTTCTAAAGTTGGCTCAAAATCTTTGACAGAAACTAGAACAGAGCGAAGGGCTTTTTGATAACGCTGGAACACTTGAACTTGCCAGGTTTGTAAGGCAAGCCAACTATTCAAACCCGGCAGAACCTCAAGTTGCTGTTCGAGACATTCTCGAATGCCAGAGTATCCTAAGCTTTGTAGAACTTTAGTGGCGTTGTACCACCGTCCCCGTAAAAGTGAATGAATGAAAGCGATGCGGAAGTTGCGATCGCTATTGCGCTCTTGTTGTAGGACTGTATAGAACGGTGTTTCCTGGGGGGTAATTTGAGCGGTGATATGACCGTTATCGCGGATAAAACTGAGCCGGATGCGGTAACGATAGATCGCCGCGATCGCACTCCGCCCCAGCGTACAGCCTTCAAAAGCGATGATCTGTTGGGTGGTGTCGATGGAGTGGCGAGATTGAATCCGATCATTGTAAACGATCGCAAAGTCTCGCAGATCCGCTTCCAAATAGGATTGCGGTTCGGTGAGGTAAATCGCAGTCATGTTGGCTTTCTCCGAAGTTCCATGACTGTATTGAACCGAAACCGATTTGGCGATCGAACCTGAGATTCAACAAAAATTCAGAAGATTTTTCTGTGTTGGGATAGGCGTTCCGATAGAAGTTGTAAAAAAACAACTCAAGTGCGAACACAAAAATCCGTTTGATTAACTGGATACTGTTGTTGTTCAACTCAAAGAATGTGGTTTTTTTCGATTCTCAACTTCCAATGGGAGATGCTTTGTTGGCTGCATGGTATCAAGTCCGCACTCGCAGCAAAACAGCCGGGATTGATGGGATCTCTGTCGAATTATTTGCTCATTTTCTAGACGAAGAACTCAAACGACTCGCCCACCAGCTTCAGCAAGATATCTATCATCCTTTACCCGCTTTGGGGTTTTATCGGGCGAAAAAAAGTGGTGGTCATCGGCTTATTGGAATTCCAACTGTACGCGATCGCATTGTCCAACGCTTGCTGTTGCGATCGCTTTATCCAGCCTTAGAAGAAACGTTTCAAGACTGCTCTTTTGCTTACCGTCCAGGAGTCGGAGTGAAACACGCGATCGAACGGGTTGCCGAGGTGTATTCCTCCCAAACATGGACAGTCAAAGCGGATATTTCACAGTTTTTTGATAGCCTTTGTCGAACATTGCTGCTGTCTCAGTTGGAGGAACTGTCAGTCGATCAAACGGTGGTGCGTTATATCAAAGGGCAGTTGGAGGCGGGTATTGTTGTCGGGGGAATGCCTATCCTGTCAGGTCGTGGGGTTTTACAAGGTGGCATTTTGTCGGGCGCTTTGGCGAATTTGTATTTGAGTGAATTTGACCGACGCTGTTTAAATGCGGGTGCCTCTCTTACCCGTTATGGAGATGATTTTGTCATGGTCGCGAGAAGCCTATTAGAAGCAACACGCTTTTTGAATTTAATCGAAGATTGGCTATCAGATATTTATCTAACCCTGCAACCAGAGAAAACTCACATTTTTGCCCCGGGTGAGGAGTTTGTCTTTCTTGGTTATGGCTTTCAAGCTGGAGAAATTATTACCCCAGAGTACAAGCAACCCCGACGAAATCACAACAAGAAAGCGGTTTCTGTAGCGTCTCGTCCTCCCATTGCTTGCTCGATTGTTACCCCAACCCGAAAGTCTTTATCAACTCGAAATTTTCTGGATTCTTGGAGGGAAGGTATGACAACACTTTATGTCACGGATCAGGGTGCTTATGTCAAGGTGAAACATCAGCAATTTCAGGTCTTGCTCGGCAATGATCTGAAAGTGTCTATTCCCGTCAATGTCGTAGACTATATTATCCTCTTTGGCTGTTGTAATTTGTCGCACGGTGCGATTGG includes:
- a CDS encoding RAMP superfamily CRISPR-associated protein, which gives rise to MVFERPKPPNKANSRPNPTPRPNPQQNRPNRGGNAPRRPGNGGGNRGRNGGGNGDNRPPQPSPWLDSENEPEPDDNASFVEYLRWMRSPDHPQKDGTKTQILHKAEDSANYNKRLGLLTERTKLIAGKDNCFQVRCSWRIRVGGHRGPESILLPAFDALGMPYIPSSTLRGVARTQAIREIMKRDKIEWQEAEKKIAPYFGSLEAEKPHRSGKVIFLDAYPLPNQMGLQMDMANNIWKWDNNNELEYNPNPNPFLSLREPTFLIGLKLASHCDDRTILQKVKGWLTAGLQAGIGSQVNSGYGELIRAGSSRSSNEFLRVEFSLEGQLIHGRQKFTQWNWNERRNDWQMRGQADAEVRPIAFKSMLRYWFRAFSLGVLDVDTVQIWEAQLFGGINPKTFGWVRVDIQDGKVTQREPRPNFNGKDDDCGEQVGTLILSYSPEAPTNQNIPIHKLFESLTWMMFHLGGIGQGARRPCYSRHNRDRAPWYRGSTFYIDSDEQLWELPDNIRDFQRKFQQKLEQFYQTLSQLTRNQMNYRQPRNIGQVRREQWTEAVDSNCRIIVCSGKEDFEKPYVLAVLHSQDLKVEDRRGNINYDGNLCGQVSGHVKPSPVWIADLGDYQVVTVFGATENPRREYLNRLRSNTNRNSYWQIWPLQE
- the cas2 gene encoding CRISPR-associated endonuclease Cas2 yields the protein MTFYLICYDIVEDRRRTKVSSLLEAYGIRVQKSVFEAVLTPPQFKKLEQRLKKLINSDCDQLRFYPLSAKCRTQVIILGIQPNFAVDDAAIFNVVIRLPSQSKI
- the cas1 gene encoding CRISPR-associated endonuclease Cas1, yielding MTAIYLTEPQSYLEADLRDFAIVYNDRIQSRHSIDTTQQIIAFEGCTLGRSAIAAIYRYRIRLSFIRDNGHITAQITPQETPFYTVLQQERNSDRNFRIAFIHSLLRGRWYNATKVLQSLGYSGIRECLEQQLEVLPGLNSWLALQTWQVQVFQRYQKALRSVLVSVKDFEPTLELAYALLSRELYVLLLSSGCCAEVGTLHLHCQNHLPLPCDLMEPFRPVVEAWVFKKAPKFSDRGGLSQSHRATFVQNWESLMATQIFHAYAGQVSLRSALAWQVEEYVRAITETLEYRPFLLKS
- the cas1 gene encoding CRISPR-associated endonuclease Cas1; protein product: MVFFDSQLPMGDALLAAWYQVRTRSKTAGIDGISVELFAHFLDEELKRLAHQLQQDIYHPLPALGFYRAKKSGGHRLIGIPTVRDRIVQRLLLRSLYPALEETFQDCSFAYRPGVGVKHAIERVAEVYSSQTWTVKADISQFFDSLCRTLLLSQLEELSVDQTVVRYIKGQLEAGIVVGGMPILSGRGVLQGGILSGALANLYLSEFDRRCLNAGASLTRYGDDFVMVARSLLEATRFLNLIEDWLSDIYLTLQPEKTHIFAPGEEFVFLGYGFQAGEIITPEYKQPRRNHNKKAVSVASRPPIACSIVTPTRKSLSTRNFLDSWREGMTTLYVTDQGAYVKVKHQQFQVLLGNDLKVSIPVNVVDYIILFGCCNLSHGAIGLALRRRIPILFLSYQGRYFGRLQTDGMTRVDYLSRQVHCAEDETFVLRQAKVIVAGKLHNCRILLRRLNRDRQISQVIEAIEELGVWQEKIAEVELLESLLGYEGFGTRIYFQALGALVQPPFTFEHRTRRPPTDPVNSLLSLGYTLLHQNIHSLILAVGLHPHYGNLHVPRSNHPALVSDLIEEFRAPVVDSLVIYLVNSGIFTPEDFTPSDERGGVYLYSDALKKYLKHWQDKLSLKTTHPHTGYKVSYYRCLELQVWEYISCLMGEREVYRPMKLEKW